The Syntrophales bacterium region CCTTTTTCACTTCTTCGACATGCGGCTCTTCAGACGGTTCAATTTCGACGTTGTTCGCAGACACAGAGGAGGAAAGATACGTGCGGACACTGTTCAGGGCGGAAACAATCGCCTGCTTTGCCTCACTGACAAGAGCCTTGCGCATGGCAAGCGCTGCCTGGGCTTCCAGCACCTCGGTTTCGGACATCCTGCCTGTTTTCATCCGGGCAATATTGTCGCGCAGGACTTCTTCAGCGGTATGCTCGGATTCCCGTCGCACCCGATACTTCTGGCGCGCCAGATAAAGATCCCAGTAGCCGGCAATGGCTTCCGCCATAACGCGCATCGTCTGCACACGGTAGTTCTGGAAGGCGATGTCCCGATCAGCCTCCGCCATGCGGATTGCCGCCATTGTCGGCTTGAAGCCTCCATCCTTGAGGAGGGGCTGAATCAGGCTTACCCCTACAACAGTTTGTTTTTCCTTATCTACTCCGTATTTATCGTTAACACTGCTCGAAAAATCCCGCTGTGAAAAGCCTAACCGCACCTTTCCTCCGGTCGGCAAAAGCTCTTCAATGGCCAGTTGCTGGCTGAAGCTATCCTCCCAGAACTCCGGCGCAAAACCCTGGTTGATCATTTCCTGCACCGTATTTTTCCGGTTGTCGTCCTGATACTGATAGGAACCCACCAGGGCCGGTTCAAAAATGGCTTTGGCCCCTTTCACCGCTTGGCGGCTAACAGCCCATTCGGCATGCTGATAGGCGATCTGTTCGTTTTTATCCCGGACGCTCCGCACGAAATCCCTCAGGCTCATTGCTAAAACACCCGAAGCGGGCGCCCTCTCTGCTTTCTCCACGGCAGCCTGTTTTTTCCCATCGTCAGATACTTTTTCCGGAGCTACCTCGGCAAGCAATTCAGAAACGCCCAAGCTGGTCATTCCCCAGCCAAACAACAGCACAAGACAAATAATTACCCTAAGTACAGACTTCATGATTTTCTCCCTGCCCTTTCCGGCCTGAAGGGGTTGCCGGAATACCTCTCTGTTCATAAGCTACTCCCTGGTTTTTCCCCTGTAAATTTAATAAAGTTCTGCGAAAAAGCTCACGATCCCCTAATGCTTGCCATGATTGGCGCCTTGCCGGGCAAGGTCAATAAATCAGTCCTCGAGCAATCGCATAAGGTTACAACATACATCTCTGGAGCTATACAATAATATAATATTCGAAAGAAAAATTGCCCAATCGGAAGTTTCCCCAGATCGCAGGGATTGGAAACCTTTTTTGATGAGCATACCTCCCTGTAACGGGGCTTTTATAAAAGAAACTTTCGGAAATGTCAATGCCGAAGGACGTTTTAAAAGCAGATTCAGGATGTTTTCCCTGTCGCGCGCCTTGACTATTTACTGCTGATTACGCTATGCTTTGAAATATAATAAGGAAGGAAGCCTATGGAATTATTTATGCTGATAGCGGTAGCGATTACCGTATCGGCCACGCTAATGATCAGTAAAAAAAGGGAGCCCCTGCATATCTCCTTCGCCGCTCTTTGTCTGACAATCGCCATCCACGAAGGGGGCGTCTTTTCCGGCGCAATTTTTCACTCCCGCATCCATCTTCTTGTTGAACTGATTGGATTATTGGCAATCCCCCCCCTTACGATAAGCTTCAGCCGCGATTTCTGCAAAGGGCAGACACTGCTGAAGAAGAGGGATATCCGCACGACGGCGCTCGTGAGCATCCTTTTTGCCATTCTTGTTTTTATCCCCGCCCTTGAATGGAAAAATACCCTCCTGTTTGCGTATATTTATGCGGATGTTGTCTTACTTACCTGTTATTTTTCTCTTATCCACTATGCAAGAAAAAAGGCCTCCGGAAATGAAAAAAAACGTCTTTTTTACCTGATTCTCGTCGGCACAGCGGCAATCGTCTCCGCCAGCATCCCCCCCCTTTTCAGCATCATCGTCTCCGGCATGCTTTACTTTATCCTTATAATGATCACCCACCCGCACCTCACTGAACTGCACGATTTAATGACGCGCGCCCTGGTTATTATTATCGGCGCCCTTTTCACGACCATTTTCTTCTACCTTGTAATCGGCTTCTTTGGCAAAGGCCCCAACCTCTCTTTTACCCTTGTGTTTATGGTCTCTTTCCTGATTATCATCGCCATCGGTCCCTTCCAGGTTATCCTGAAGCGGATGTTGACAAGCTTCTACCCGGACATCAAGGATGTCTTCACCTCGCCGTTTGATCTCGATGAAAAGCTCGAACGGGAAAAATCTCTGCTATTGGAGCAGATGGCGCCGGTCTTTGCTCATGAAATCCGCAATCCTCTCGGCTCAATAAAAGGGGCTGCCCAGTATCTCCTGACCGAGGTTGAGCAGGAAGATCAGCGCAAACTGCTGGAGGTAATCACCGAGGAAGCAAACCGCTTGAACCGGGTCGTTTCCCAATTTCTCGATTACGCCCGCCCCTATCAACTTGACCTGCAACCCGGCTCAATCAACACCGTCATCGAAAAGACGATGACCCTGCTTGAGGCAGACATAATCTCCGAACATGTCCATATCCAGATGGAGCTGCATCCCCATCTGCCGCCTGTTCCCATGGATCATGAGCAGATTCATCAGGTTATTATGAATATCGCCCTCAACGCGATAGAGGCGATGCCGGAGGGTGGAACGTTCACTGTCAGAACAATGCAGATAAAGGGGGGGGCGGGAGATGCGGTCGGCATTTCAATGAGGGATACCGGTCAGGGTATGCCGCGCGAGACAATCAGGCAGATATTCACACCCTTTTTTACTACCAAGGAGCGGGGGACCGGTTTGGGGTTGGCCGTCTGCCGGCGCATAATAATGAATCACGGAGGGAAAATCCGCGTCAAATCAATAGTGGGGAAAGGAACAATCTTCTACATTCGTCTCGAAACGGTCCATTAGCGGGGAAATGAAGGTTAAAAACTATCGGCGCATGCAGTCAACTAAGGAGGATTCAATAAATCGTGATTAAGCCAGCAAAAATTCTCGTCGTTGATGACGAACTTAATATGAGGCTTGTCCTCGCGGCCATGCTGAAGAAAGAAGGCTATGAGGTCTTCACGGCGGCCAATAGCCAGGAAGCCCTGAAAATCTTGAAAGAAAAACAGGTCTCCGTCGTCGCGACCGATCTGAAGATGCCCGGTCTCGACGGCATGGGACTCCTCCAGAAGATTCTGCAATACGACAATGCCATGCCAGTCATCATTCTGACCGCCTACGGCACCGTGTCCAGCGCCGTCGATGCCCTGAAAAAGGGCGCCTTCGACTATATCACCAAACCCTTTGAGCAGGATGAACTCAAAACGATAATCCTCAAGGCGGTCAAGACCAGGCAGCTCGACGACCGCTGCCTCCCACCGCCGGAGGGGGATGTCGATCAGTACCGCATCATCGGCACAAGCAGCCGCATGTCTGAAATACTCAGAATCGTCCAAAAGGTTTCCCCAACCGAAACCACCGTGTTGATAACCGGGGAAACCGGAACCGGCAAAGAGCTGATAGCCCGAGCAATTCACACAAACAGTTCCCGCAGCAAACAGCCTTTTATAAAAATAAACTGTGCCGCAATCGCCCAGAATCTGGTGGAAAGCGAGCTCTTCGGTTACGAAAAAGGGGCGTTCACCGGCGCCGTTACCACCAAACCGGGCAGATTTGAACTGGCCCACAAGGGCACTCTTTTTCTGGATGAGGTCGGGGAAATACCACGCGAGGTACAGGCAAAGCTGTTGCAGGCCATCCAGGATCAGAGCTTCGAACGGGTAGGCGGCTTGAAAACAATCGCGGTGGATGTGCGCCTGATTACGGCCACAAACAAAAATCTCCCGGAAGAGATAAAGGAGGGACGTTTCCGGGAGGATTTGTACTACCGTCTCAACGTCTTCCCCATTCATCTTCCCCCGCTCCGGGAGCGACCAGATGATATCCTGCCGCTGGCAGAGCACTTTCTCAAAAAATCCAATCTGAAGCTGGGGAAAAAAGTGCGTGAGCTCTCCTCCGAGGTTAGCGCTTCCCTGCTTGCCTACAGTTGGCCGGGGAACATACGAGAGCTGGAACACCTTGTGGAAAGGCTGGTATTGATGGCGGATGGTTCTGTAATCACGGCAGAAGTACTTCCACCGGATATCTTTAAAATTAATCCAGCGCAAGGATTTAATCCTTCCACGGCTCCGGATGAAACCCCGCATGACGCACTGAAAAGTCACATGGAGGAAATGGAAAAACAAATTATTACCCGCTGCCTTGAAGAATGCGACGGGAACGTAACGAGGACGTCCCAAAAACTTGGTTTGAGCCGCAAGGGTCTGCAGCTCAAGATGATCAAACATAATCTGAGAAAGGGCGGTATGGATTGATGCCGTCCCACCCACACTATTGGGATGAATCGCGCTCATTTCAATCATCCCTAAATAATAATGGCATTTTTTATATAAAAGATGATATCGTTCCGATCGTTTGTTTTAACGTTATTTCCCTACGGAGGATGTACAGATGAACACCATTTTCAGCAAAAAGACTTCATTTTTAATCGTAATCATGCTCATGCTGCTGCTGGGCCCCTATGGCGACCGACAGGTTTCAGCGATCGACCGCAGCACCTATAAAAGCCTGAAAACCTTTAACGAGGTTTTGGACATGGTTGAAAAGAACTATGTGGAACCGGTATCTGCCGACAAACTCCTCCAGGGCGCCATCAATGGAATGATCAAATCCCTCGATCCGCACAGCAGTTTTATGACCGAGGATATGTACAAGGAGCTCGAAGTTGAGACACGCGGCAGTTTCGGAGGAGTTGGCATTGAAATCACGCTGGTCAAGGATGTCCTCACCGTTGTCTCCCCGATCGAAGACACCCCCGCCTACAAAGCAGGGGTCAAGGCAGGCGACCAGATCATCAAAATCAATGGAGATTCGACAAAAGACATCACAATCATGGAGGCCGTCAAGAAGCTCCGGGGCCTCAAGGGAACAAAGGTGACAATCACGATCATGCGCGAAGGGCTGGCAAAATCGCTCGATATCGAGATAACCAGAAACATCATTGTGGTTAAAAGCATAAAATCAAAAATTTATAATGGAAATATCGGATACATCCGAATCGCCTCGTTTCAGGAACATACCGGAGACGATCTGCTGAAAACGATTAAGGAAATAAAGGCGAAGACCAAGCCTTTAGCGGGAATCGTCATTGATATGAGAAATAATCCGGGAGGATTGCTCAACCAGTCCATTGAGGTCTCGGACGCCTTTCTCAAGAAAGGAATCATCGTTTCGACAAGGGGCCGTTCGAAAAAGATGGAAAGCAAGGCGATAGCAAAAGACAGCGGCGACGAGCCTACCTGCCCAATCGTCGTTATAGTGAACGAAGGAACGGCGAGCGCCGCCGAGATCGTCTCCGGCGCCCTGCAGGATAACAAACGGGCGGTCGTTCTGGGAACGCAAACCTTCGGCAAGGGTTCCGTCCAGACGGTAATCCCTCTTGAAGGGGGCTCCGCGCTGAAGCTGACAACGGCGAAATACTACACCCCCAACGGCCGTTCCATCCAGGCGGAGGGCATCACCCCGGACATCGTGGTTAAACTGATTGCCAAAACGGAAGAAAAAAAAGATGAGAAAGAACCCGTGGAAAATCATTCATTCCGGGAAAAGGATTTAAAGGGACATATAAAGTCGCCCAATGAAAAAACTGAAAAAGACGCCAAAAGCGAGGGGGAAAAGAAGGTAGAAGACACTCTTGACAACGACAACCAGCTTAAGAGCGCTATAGATATCCTGAAAGGCTTGATCATTTTGTCTGACAAAAAATAGGATGAAACGTTTTCCCGTTTTAACCGTAATTATCGCGGCAGCGCTTATTGCCGCAGCTTTTCTTTTCCTTGAACGGTTTAAAATCACGGAGAAACCTGAACCGCGGGAAGAAGGCAGGAAGGAGTCCACCGCCCCCCAAAAACGTATTTCTCCTGTACCGCCTGAAAAAAAGCCGTACAGGCAGGTCGCGATAATAATCGACGATATCGGTTTTGATCTGCGGGCATTAAAGAAGCTGGCCGAAATTCCGGCGCCGATAGCCTTTGCTGTTCTTCCTCACACCCCCCATGCCGCAGAAGCTGCGGAATTTTTGCATAAGGGAAAGAGGGAAATCCTCCTGCATTTGCCGATGGAACCCCTTTCCTACCCCAAGCAATCTCCCGGGGCAGGCGCTCTGCTGGCAGACATGAACGAAGCGCAAATTCTCCGGCAGCTTAGCGAAAATTTTGCTGCCGTTCCTCATGCATCAGGGGTCAACAACCACATGGGGTCGCGGTTTATGGAGGATGCTTTGCGACTGAAAACGGTTATGGAGGAACTGAAAAAACGGGGTTTGTATTTTGTGGACAGCAGGACATCGCCCCACTCCCAGGGAAGGGAAGCGGCCGCTGAAGCCGGCATCCGTTTCGCCGCCAGGGACATTTTTATTGACCATGAAAACGGCTACGAGTCAACGCTTGAAACCCTGCGCCAAGCAGCCGCCCGGAAAACAAAAGACGATGGGAAACCCCTGCTTTTGATTGGGCACCCCCACGCCGATACGATCAGGGCAATAGAGGATGTCCTGCCCCTATGGGAAAAAGAGGGCATTCAGATTGTTGAGTTAAGCCGTTGCCTTGGCAATCTAAAATAAAACATAAGGATGTTTCTGTCATGAAAAGAATTTTTCACGCAATTTTTTTATTAATGTTTCTGTTTATAGCAGCCTCTTCCCCCGCAGAGGCAAAAGACGCATCAGCGCCGCCGGCCCCGGAGATTTCAACCGGGGGCGCAGGGTTTCACTACAGCCTCAGTGTACTCTACACCTTAAGCGATAAGCCGGAAGAGGCCATCCGGGAACTTGAAGAAACGCTTCGGCTCGATCCCTCCGCCGTTTGGCTGACGAAAGACATAGCGTCTTTATACATGGCAAAAGGGGATGCAGACAAGGCGATCAGGTTATGTTTGAAGGCGCTCAAAGACCATCCCGACGATGTCGACACCCGCATGCTGCTCGGCAGCCTCTTTATGAGCAGCGGAAAATATGAAGCAGCCGCGGGTGAATACAAAAGGGTAGTCGAACTCAACCCCAAAAACGCCAGCGCACTTTTCTATCTCGGATTAAATCTCGCGGAAATAAAAAAATTTGCTGAGGCGGAAACATCCTTCAGGAAACTCCTCAAGGTGGAACCTGAAAACTTCATGGGTAATTTTTATCTGGCGAAGGTCCTGGCGGAAATGAAGCGTTATGACGAGGCAGAAAGCGAATTTAAAAAAGTTCTCGCTCTAAACCCGAAATCCGAGTCGATTATGATCGATTTGGCCATGCTTTATGAAAAACAGGGGAAGATGCTTCCGGCAATCGAGATTTACAGAAAAATCGTTGATCTTTCCCCCCATAACGTCCGAGTTCTGCTCAAGTTAGGACATCTCTACCTCCAGCAGGAGCGTTATGATGATGCCCAAAGCGCCTTTACGACCATCTTGAAGTTTGACCCGGCAAACAGGGAGGCGCAAACGGCCCTGGGCCTGCTTGCGCTTGAGCAGGGGAATCATGAACAGGCTATCGCAAAATTCCTGCCGCTGCTGAAGGAATCGCCTGCGGACAGCAGTCTTCTGTACCTGCTGGGCGCCGCCTATGGGGAGTCCGGGGATTATGGCAAGGCAATCGAAACAATGCAAAAAATCCCACCCTCTTCGGGACAGTTTGTCGAAACCCGAATTCGTCTTGCCGCAATCCTTAAAAAACAGGGGAAAACTCAAACGGCCATTGCTTCACTTAAGGATGCAATCAACAGCAAGAAAGATGCCCCCGGCTTGTACGCCTTTCTCGCCTCGGTGTACGGCGATGAGCAAAAATATTCAGAGGCGGAGGCTATTCTCCGGGAGGGGCTGGAAGCCAACCCTGCAAGTATCGAACTTTATTTCAACCTCGGGGTTCTTTTTGAAAAAACAAACCGTTTCGAAGAAAGCATAAAGGCCATGCGAAAAGTGCTTGAGTTTGACCCAGACCATCCGGAAGCGCTGAACTTCATCGGCTATATGTATGCGGACAGGGGATTAAATCTGGACGAAGCAGAGCAAATGATCCGCAGGGCCATCGTTTTAAGGCCGCAAAACGGCTACATGATTGATTCGCTGGGATGGGTGCTGTTTCGAAAAAATCAATTTGACGAGGCGATACGCTATCTCAAGGAAGCCGCCTCGCTGCTGCCTGAAGACGCCGCTATTTTTGAACACCTGGGGGACGTCTATTTACAGAGCGGAGCGACTCAGGAAGCCGCTGAAACATATAAAAAGGCTCTCCAGCTAAACCCCGGCAATGAAAAGCTGAAGCAGAAAGCGGCAGATCTGAAAAGCAAATAACCAGGCAGGCGATTCTCCAAAAAACCCCTATGCCCGTGGGGCACAACGAAGCATGAAAATCCCCCCTTGCCCCCCTTTGGCAAAGGGGGGATGGGGGGATTTTCATATAAACATTGATCGTAAAAAGATGGCCAGACAACATTATACAAAAAACATACCGATAAAACGTGCCTTAATTTTGCTTATTATCACAGGGGTTGCCCTTTCCGGCTGCGCCGTTCGCCAACAAATAGTGAACTATCCGACGGCGTACGACTCTCCGGAGGCCGCTTTACGAGCGGCAGGAACCGATATTGAGGCAGGCGCGATAACGGCGACGGCAAAAATAGAAATAAGCGACGAGGGGAAAAGATACCCTCTGAAGGCCGCCCTGATGATTAGAAGGCCCGCTTCTCTTAGGCTGGAATCCATTCCCATGATCGGGCCTCCCGATTTCTTCATCTCCCTGACGGCGGGCGAAATGAGGATATTTATGCCGGCAAAGGGTTCTTTCTACACAGGCGCTGCCACCCCCCATAATATATCGAAATTCCTCCATATTTATGTAAGTGCGACGGAACTTGTCTCGCTGCTTCTGGGCCTTCCTCCGGATAACGAAGCAAAAGAAGAAAACATGGCGGGCCGTCAGGAAGAAAACCTCTACCGAATCGATCAAGAAAAAAATGATAATGGGCAACTGTCCATCTGGATTGATCCGGCAATAAACAGAATAGTGAAAACGGCTCTCGCAAAAAACGGAGTCAAAATCTACGAGGCTGTTTTTGAGAAGCATCTGCGGACAGGGGGATATTATTTACCGCAACACATTACGATCACGGGGCAAACAACTTCTGCGCTGAAAATAACATATACAGAAATCCAGCAGCTCGCCGATCCTGATGCATCATTCACGCT contains the following coding sequences:
- a CDS encoding TolC family protein encodes the protein MNREVFRQPLQAGKGREKIMKSVLRVIICLVLLFGWGMTSLGVSELLAEVAPEKVSDDGKKQAAVEKAERAPASGVLAMSLRDFVRSVRDKNEQIAYQHAEWAVSRQAVKGAKAIFEPALVGSYQYQDDNRKNTVQEMINQGFAPEFWEDSFSQQLAIEELLPTGGKVRLGFSQRDFSSSVNDKYGVDKEKQTVVGVSLIQPLLKDGGFKPTMAAIRMAEADRDIAFQNYRVQTMRVMAEAIAGYWDLYLARQKYRVRRESEHTAEEVLRDNIARMKTGRMSETEVLEAQAALAMRKALVSEAKQAIVSALNSVRTYLSSSVSANNVEIEPSEEPHVEEVKKDFADSLAKALALRGEYLSSRKKIEREDIRLAFAKNQLWPQIDLKGSYNLNGLTDKFGHPMDDALEREHPTWSLGLEMRVPLGGSKKAASELEATKQRKRQALLELKAVEVSLTNAVDTALRNMENAREQVLQQAGAVEINRRLLKTESQRFTAGKSNSRTLLEREETLNNAREGEVEGLVRYMKSLYQLELAEGSLLVNQGVDVMEAGVK
- a CDS encoding ATP-binding protein; this encodes MELFMLIAVAITVSATLMISKKREPLHISFAALCLTIAIHEGGVFSGAIFHSRIHLLVELIGLLAIPPLTISFSRDFCKGQTLLKKRDIRTTALVSILFAILVFIPALEWKNTLLFAYIYADVVLLTCYFSLIHYARKKASGNEKKRLFYLILVGTAAIVSASIPPLFSIIVSGMLYFILIMITHPHLTELHDLMTRALVIIIGALFTTIFFYLVIGFFGKGPNLSFTLVFMVSFLIIIAIGPFQVILKRMLTSFYPDIKDVFTSPFDLDEKLEREKSLLLEQMAPVFAHEIRNPLGSIKGAAQYLLTEVEQEDQRKLLEVITEEANRLNRVVSQFLDYARPYQLDLQPGSINTVIEKTMTLLEADIISEHVHIQMELHPHLPPVPMDHEQIHQVIMNIALNAIEAMPEGGTFTVRTMQIKGGAGDAVGISMRDTGQGMPRETIRQIFTPFFTTKERGTGLGLAVCRRIIMNHGGKIRVKSIVGKGTIFYIRLETVH
- a CDS encoding sigma-54 dependent transcriptional regulator, with product MIKPAKILVVDDELNMRLVLAAMLKKEGYEVFTAANSQEALKILKEKQVSVVATDLKMPGLDGMGLLQKILQYDNAMPVIILTAYGTVSSAVDALKKGAFDYITKPFEQDELKTIILKAVKTRQLDDRCLPPPEGDVDQYRIIGTSSRMSEILRIVQKVSPTETTVLITGETGTGKELIARAIHTNSSRSKQPFIKINCAAIAQNLVESELFGYEKGAFTGAVTTKPGRFELAHKGTLFLDEVGEIPREVQAKLLQAIQDQSFERVGGLKTIAVDVRLITATNKNLPEEIKEGRFREDLYYRLNVFPIHLPPLRERPDDILPLAEHFLKKSNLKLGKKVRELSSEVSASLLAYSWPGNIRELEHLVERLVLMADGSVITAEVLPPDIFKINPAQGFNPSTAPDETPHDALKSHMEEMEKQIITRCLEECDGNVTRTSQKLGLSRKGLQLKMIKHNLRKGGMD
- a CDS encoding S41 family peptidase; translated protein: MNTIFSKKTSFLIVIMLMLLLGPYGDRQVSAIDRSTYKSLKTFNEVLDMVEKNYVEPVSADKLLQGAINGMIKSLDPHSSFMTEDMYKELEVETRGSFGGVGIEITLVKDVLTVVSPIEDTPAYKAGVKAGDQIIKINGDSTKDITIMEAVKKLRGLKGTKVTITIMREGLAKSLDIEITRNIIVVKSIKSKIYNGNIGYIRIASFQEHTGDDLLKTIKEIKAKTKPLAGIVIDMRNNPGGLLNQSIEVSDAFLKKGIIVSTRGRSKKMESKAIAKDSGDEPTCPIVVIVNEGTASAAEIVSGALQDNKRAVVLGTQTFGKGSVQTVIPLEGGSALKLTTAKYYTPNGRSIQAEGITPDIVVKLIAKTEEKKDEKEPVENHSFREKDLKGHIKSPNEKTEKDAKSEGEKKVEDTLDNDNQLKSAIDILKGLIILSDKK
- a CDS encoding divergent polysaccharide deacetylase family protein gives rise to the protein MKRFPVLTVIIAAALIAAAFLFLERFKITEKPEPREEGRKESTAPQKRISPVPPEKKPYRQVAIIIDDIGFDLRALKKLAEIPAPIAFAVLPHTPHAAEAAEFLHKGKREILLHLPMEPLSYPKQSPGAGALLADMNEAQILRQLSENFAAVPHASGVNNHMGSRFMEDALRLKTVMEELKKRGLYFVDSRTSPHSQGREAAAEAGIRFAARDIFIDHENGYESTLETLRQAAARKTKDDGKPLLLIGHPHADTIRAIEDVLPLWEKEGIQIVELSRCLGNLK
- a CDS encoding tetratricopeptide repeat protein translates to MKRIFHAIFLLMFLFIAASSPAEAKDASAPPAPEISTGGAGFHYSLSVLYTLSDKPEEAIRELEETLRLDPSAVWLTKDIASLYMAKGDADKAIRLCLKALKDHPDDVDTRMLLGSLFMSSGKYEAAAGEYKRVVELNPKNASALFYLGLNLAEIKKFAEAETSFRKLLKVEPENFMGNFYLAKVLAEMKRYDEAESEFKKVLALNPKSESIMIDLAMLYEKQGKMLPAIEIYRKIVDLSPHNVRVLLKLGHLYLQQERYDDAQSAFTTILKFDPANREAQTALGLLALEQGNHEQAIAKFLPLLKESPADSSLLYLLGAAYGESGDYGKAIETMQKIPPSSGQFVETRIRLAAILKKQGKTQTAIASLKDAINSKKDAPGLYAFLASVYGDEQKYSEAEAILREGLEANPASIELYFNLGVLFEKTNRFEESIKAMRKVLEFDPDHPEALNFIGYMYADRGLNLDEAEQMIRRAIVLRPQNGYMIDSLGWVLFRKNQFDEAIRYLKEAASLLPEDAAIFEHLGDVYLQSGATQEAAETYKKALQLNPGNEKLKQKAADLKSK
- a CDS encoding DUF4292 domain-containing protein, producing the protein MLIITGVALSGCAVRQQIVNYPTAYDSPEAALRAAGTDIEAGAITATAKIEISDEGKRYPLKAALMIRRPASLRLESIPMIGPPDFFISLTAGEMRIFMPAKGSFYTGAATPHNISKFLHIYVSATELVSLLLGLPPDNEAKEENMAGRQEENLYRIDQEKNDNGQLSIWIDPAINRIVKTALAKNGVKIYEAVFEKHLRTGGYYLPQHITITGQTTSALKITYTEIQQLADPDASFTLPIPTGITPIPLD